In the genome of Aureimonas sp. OT7, one region contains:
- a CDS encoding Ig-like domain-containing protein codes for MVTAAGMKSGFVIVDANGRLPVAPGETIRTKPSAGRLKIARVGKGGKAIPVEDVVAIASPKDGGDLVLLLDGRTRVVLDDFMKLCRKGTCDIELPDGKGGVVVIDGASHAIATGGDGSLLLHMVGDQATLSGLTDSFAHYYDVLSQQPHAVPEAAAASSPLGGINPLVAVAGLAAVGGVALAAGAGGGGSAHQASPTPEPTPTPVPTPEPTPVPTPTADSVIHISAAAGPISAALSYQVIGADGTILASGTTNAEGKADVLVSADYTGPILIRIMDANGTAADYSDEASGSALSLATDLRALAIKSGGDLSVSVTPLTELIARKLLEHQAGATLPDAATITEGTQAISQALGVDMSQGVVTVLDPAFNEADGISPAEAYGIFLAKLSGLDMKTGGIGATLDTLAANLTLQGSVAMLAPGGAALLQQGAAIFESGPNKGEAILIPQDEPLVELPSDPLLLMTVGGRDITELLHAGVFTLATGTAVGPEFLAHITLPENAIEGATIAVKAGDTVIGEWTVGLMDVVNGYADILLNTQFLSAPVEGQLTITAEITGMANARTASASLSIDTLAPPAPTLARDGSIVTVSNLQTGTTWSYSLDGGTSWTEGTGTSFTLAPGSYANGAIRARQTDQNGNASTAPSLAAAEILDTPPSVTIASDSHALIDGQSAVLTFTFSTVPVGFSQSDIVVQHATIGSFTQTSDPKVYTAILTPEAGYEGATTVAILADSWQSGSGTGGTEAHSQPIAIDTLIPASPTMTLEPTNGTVNVSGLDNGTTWFYSIDGGTSWTQGQGTSFTLAPGLYEDEAVRVRQVDQNGNSSTPTFLPTTEILDTPPSVTITSDRTSLSGEQSAVLTFTFSTVPIGFSQSDIVATHGSISSFEQTDNARVYTAVFTPDAGYEGTTTAEIPAGSWQSGSGAGGAAAQSQPIAIDTVIPAAPIMTLAADTGADPTDNVTSNGEIHVETGEQDGLVQYSLDGGLHWLDAVSGVFTVPEGVYEAYAVRARVISGGNISLEATMPALTVDTDTPGVTITSDKQYLLAGESAMLTLAFDDFIIDMEDARLSATGGTLSNLMMTPYANTYSVIYTPTAATLEVAGMVTLSGYHDLAGNAGASASQSFTFDAHRPAITSVQFTAKSDTSHAVLNAGDSVTITMTFDEDILVDTTGGSPYLTLFMGSGTRSAPYLSQVDARTLTFQYVIQTGDDDSDGMGLDGYGGMSAFGAIIRDAAGNRVIGDYQSTDNDINYRVDTTAPTLVSSTPARGATVGRHSELVFTFSEEVTPGTGTITLNSSGSGPLTISIDDPQVTFNGSSVVVNLTTPLTESSMYVVTISSGAILDPAGNAYAGLEATDLAFNVQASGFSVGTMVAESRGYLLTTSPTFADAQFGAAVAGIGDFDGDGIDDFIIGAPSSGSQTLSGSAVILLGNSIRESSTIAQDGGKIIIGGASAGAQFGYSVAAAGDVNGDGYDDLVIGSPGAGGQAGAYVLFGSSDGPFAATTSVEYEGTSDPDTFNSDGVGTTMMGRGGNDVLYMTGPDSVGYGGAGDDTFIVHPSFLGSLASPDPNAPRSSRIDGGSGIDTLKIALFSGNVTIDLRDLTSGSATVDGDGRMESIEIVDLLAAEGQNSLWVTEESIIAMSSASAFVDDGRVHLLVKGGLADTVNVQFLSDRPGFMIDGSIEYEGETYMTVRTDAVDLFVQQAVGIIVL; via the coding sequence ATGGTTACTGCTGCTGGGATGAAGTCGGGTTTCGTCATTGTGGACGCCAATGGTCGCCTTCCCGTCGCCCCGGGCGAGACGATTCGCACCAAGCCCTCGGCTGGGCGCCTGAAGATCGCGCGGGTCGGCAAGGGCGGCAAGGCCATTCCCGTGGAAGACGTGGTGGCCATTGCCTCGCCGAAGGACGGCGGAGACCTCGTGCTTCTGCTCGACGGCAGGACGCGCGTCGTCCTGGACGACTTCATGAAGCTGTGCCGCAAGGGCACTTGCGACATCGAGCTGCCGGACGGCAAGGGCGGGGTCGTCGTGATCGACGGCGCATCCCATGCCATCGCAACGGGTGGCGACGGCTCGCTGCTGCTCCACATGGTGGGCGACCAGGCCACGCTGTCCGGCCTGACCGACAGCTTCGCCCATTACTACGACGTCCTCTCGCAGCAGCCGCATGCAGTGCCGGAAGCGGCGGCCGCGTCATCCCCGCTCGGCGGGATCAATCCCCTTGTCGCCGTCGCCGGACTGGCGGCGGTGGGCGGTGTCGCGCTGGCCGCCGGCGCCGGCGGCGGCGGCTCGGCCCATCAGGCGTCGCCCACGCCCGAGCCCACGCCCACACCGGTGCCCACGCCCGAGCCCACGCCGGTGCCTACCCCCACGGCCGACAGCGTCATCCACATCTCCGCCGCCGCGGGCCCCATCAGTGCCGCCCTGTCCTATCAGGTCATCGGCGCCGACGGCACCATCCTCGCGTCCGGCACCACCAACGCCGAGGGCAAGGCCGACGTCCTCGTCAGCGCAGACTACACGGGCCCCATCCTCATCCGCATCATGGACGCCAACGGTACGGCGGCAGACTACAGCGACGAGGCCAGCGGCAGCGCGCTCTCCCTGGCCACCGACCTGCGCGCACTCGCCATCAAGTCCGGGGGCGACCTCTCCGTCAGCGTGACGCCCCTCACCGAACTCATCGCCCGCAAGCTCCTCGAACACCAGGCCGGCGCCACCCTGCCCGACGCGGCCACCATAACAGAGGGAACCCAGGCGATATCCCAGGCCCTCGGCGTCGACATGTCGCAGGGCGTCGTCACCGTACTCGACCCCGCCTTCAATGAGGCCGACGGCATCAGCCCCGCCGAGGCCTATGGCATCTTCCTGGCCAAGCTGTCCGGCCTCGACATGAAGACGGGCGGCATCGGCGCAACGCTCGACACGCTTGCAGCCAACCTCACGCTCCAGGGCAGCGTGGCCATGCTCGCGCCGGGCGGCGCCGCCCTTCTCCAGCAGGGCGCTGCGATATTCGAATCCGGCCCCAACAAAGGCGAGGCCATCCTCATCCCGCAGGATGAACCGCTCGTCGAACTGCCCAGCGACCCCCTTCTTCTCATGACCGTCGGGGGACGGGACATCACCGAACTGCTGCACGCGGGCGTCTTCACCCTCGCGACAGGTACCGCCGTCGGACCTGAGTTCCTCGCCCACATAACCCTGCCGGAAAACGCCATCGAGGGAGCCACCATCGCCGTCAAGGCCGGCGACACCGTCATTGGCGAGTGGACGGTCGGCCTCATGGATGTCGTCAACGGCTACGCCGACATTCTGCTCAATACCCAATTCCTCTCCGCCCCTGTCGAGGGACAGCTCACCATTACAGCCGAGATCACCGGCATGGCCAATGCCCGGACGGCCAGCGCAAGCCTGTCCATCGATACGCTGGCGCCCCCGGCGCCCACCCTTGCGCGGGACGGCAGCATCGTCACCGTCTCCAATCTCCAGACCGGAACGACCTGGTCCTACTCGCTCGACGGCGGCACCTCCTGGACGGAAGGGACCGGCACGAGCTTCACCCTGGCGCCCGGCTCCTATGCCAACGGCGCGATCCGCGCACGCCAGACAGACCAGAACGGAAACGCCAGCACAGCACCGTCGCTCGCCGCCGCCGAAATCCTCGATACCCCTCCTTCCGTCACCATCGCCAGCGACAGCCATGCGTTGATCGACGGACAGTCCGCCGTGCTGACCTTCACCTTCTCGACCGTTCCCGTCGGCTTCTCCCAGTCCGATATCGTGGTGCAGCATGCCACGATCGGCAGCTTCACCCAGACAAGCGATCCCAAGGTCTATACCGCGATCCTGACGCCGGAGGCCGGGTACGAGGGTGCCACGACCGTCGCAATCCTCGCCGATAGCTGGCAGAGCGGATCGGGCACTGGCGGCACCGAGGCGCATAGCCAGCCTATCGCCATCGATACGCTCATACCTGCGTCTCCCACCATGACGCTGGAGCCGACCAACGGCACCGTCAACGTCTCCGGTCTCGATAACGGAACAACCTGGTTCTATTCGATCGACGGGGGCACCTCGTGGACGCAGGGCCAGGGAACGAGCTTTACCCTGGCGCCCGGCCTCTATGAAGACGAGGCGGTTCGCGTACGCCAGGTCGATCAGAACGGAAACTCCAGCACACCGACATTCCTTCCCACGACCGAAATCCTCGATACGCCTCCCTCTGTCACCATCACCAGCGACCGTACTTCGCTGTCCGGCGAGCAGTCGGCCGTGCTGACCTTCACCTTCTCGACCGTTCCCATCGGCTTCTCCCAATCCGATATCGTCGCGACGCATGGCTCCATCAGCAGTTTCGAGCAGACCGACAATGCACGCGTCTATACCGCGGTCTTCACGCCGGACGCCGGGTACGAGGGTACGACAACGGCCGAGATTCCCGCCGGTAGCTGGCAGAGCGGATCGGGCGCGGGAGGCGCTGCGGCGCAAAGCCAGCCAATCGCCATCGACACGGTCATTCCCGCGGCTCCCATCATGACGCTGGCCGCAGATACCGGCGCCGACCCCACCGACAACGTCACCTCCAATGGGGAAATCCATGTCGAGACCGGCGAACAGGACGGGCTGGTACAGTACAGCCTGGATGGCGGCCTGCACTGGCTCGACGCCGTCTCCGGCGTCTTCACCGTGCCCGAGGGCGTCTACGAAGCCTATGCGGTGCGCGCCCGCGTCATCAGCGGCGGGAATATCAGCCTAGAGGCCACCATGCCGGCGTTGACCGTCGATACGGACACGCCGGGCGTTACCATCACCAGCGACAAGCAGTACCTTCTAGCCGGTGAAAGCGCGATGCTGACCCTGGCCTTCGACGATTTCATCATCGACATGGAGGACGCCAGGCTCTCGGCAACAGGTGGGACGCTGTCCAACCTGATGATGACGCCGTACGCCAACACCTATTCGGTCATCTACACACCGACGGCCGCCACGTTGGAGGTGGCCGGCATGGTAACCTTGTCCGGCTACCACGACCTTGCCGGCAATGCCGGCGCCTCCGCCTCGCAATCGTTCACTTTCGATGCCCACCGGCCAGCGATCACGTCGGTGCAGTTCACCGCCAAATCAGACACATCCCATGCAGTGCTGAATGCCGGCGATTCCGTCACGATCACGATGACGTTCGACGAGGACATACTGGTCGATACCACCGGTGGATCCCCGTACCTGACACTCTTTATGGGCAGCGGGACACGTTCCGCGCCCTACCTGTCCCAGGTCGATGCCCGGACGCTGACTTTCCAATACGTTATCCAGACCGGTGATGACGATTCGGACGGGATGGGACTCGACGGCTACGGCGGAATGTCGGCTTTCGGCGCGATCATCCGGGACGCGGCCGGCAACCGCGTGATCGGCGATTATCAGTCGACGGACAACGACATCAATTACCGGGTGGATACGACGGCGCCCACGCTCGTCAGCTCGACACCTGCGCGCGGCGCGACGGTCGGACGCCATAGCGAACTCGTCTTCACCTTTTCCGAAGAGGTGACACCCGGAACGGGCACGATCACACTGAACAGTTCAGGGTCCGGCCCCCTCACCATCTCGATCGACGATCCCCAGGTGACGTTCAACGGATCGTCCGTCGTGGTAAACCTCACCACACCTTTAACTGAAAGTTCGATGTACGTCGTAACGATCAGTTCCGGCGCCATTCTCGACCCTGCCGGAAATGCCTATGCCGGGTTGGAGGCCACGGACCTTGCCTTCAACGTCCAGGCCAGTGGATTTTCGGTGGGCACCATGGTTGCCGAATCACGCGGGTATCTCCTGACAACCAGCCCCACTTTCGCCGACGCGCAATTCGGGGCCGCGGTCGCCGGTATCGGCGACTTCGACGGCGACGGAATCGACGACTTCATCATCGGAGCCCCGTCGTCTGGCTCCCAAACTCTTTCCGGCTCGGCGGTCATCCTCCTCGGCAATTCGATCCGCGAGTCATCGACGATCGCCCAGGACGGAGGAAAAATCATCATCGGCGGCGCGTCTGCCGGCGCGCAATTTGGATACAGCGTCGCCGCTGCTGGTGACGTCAATGGAGACGGCTACGACGATCTTGTCATCGGCTCGCCCGGCGCAGGCGGCCAGGCCGGCGCCTATGTCCTGTTCGGATCTTCGGATGGTCCGTTCGCCGCGACGACGAGTGTGGAGTACGAGGGCACCAGCGACCCCGACACCTTCAACAGCGACGGGGTCGGCACCACGATGATGGGACGTGGTGGGAACGACGTCTTGTATATGACCGGCCCGGACTCGGTAGGATATGGCGGAGCGGGCGACGACACGTTCATCGTGCATCCGAGCTTCCTCGGTTCGCTTGCCAGTCCTGACCCGAATGCGCCGCGCTCAAGCCGCATCGACGGAGGTTCCGGCATCGATACGCTGAAGATCGCTCTCTTTTCCGGCAACGTCACGATCGATCTGCGGGACCTGACGTCGGGCAGTGCCACCGTGGACGGCGACGGCCGGATGGAAAGCATCGAGATCGTGGACCTTCTTGCCGCAGAAGGTCAGAATTCGCTGTGGGTTACCGAGGAAAGCATCATCGCGATGTCCAGCGCGAGTGCTTTCGTGGATGACGGTCGGGTGCACCTACTCGTCAAGGGCGGTCTGGCCGATACGGTGAATGTACAATTCCTGTCGGATCGGCCCGGCTTCATGATCGACGGTTCGATCGAGTACGAGGGCGAGACATATATGACCGTCAGAACGGATGCCGTGGACCTATTCGTCCAGCAGGCGGTGGGTATCATAGTTCTATAA
- the metH gene encoding methionine synthase yields MSATTDTIFGAGKTRSRAERIAALYDAAKQRILILDGAMGTQIQGLGLGEEHFRGNRFVGCECHLAGNNDLLILTQPKAIEDIHFAYAMAGADILETNTFSATTIAQADYGMESVAYELNVEGAAVARRAADRAEAADGRPRFVAGAVGPTNRTASISPDVNNPGFRAISFDGLRTAYSEQIRGLVDGGADIILIETIFDTLNAKAAIFAAEEVFAETGERLPVMISGTITDLSGRTLSGQTPTAFWYSVRHARPFTIGLNCALGADAMRPHLAELSGVADTFVCAYPNAGLPNEFGQYDETPEMMAAQVRGFAEEGLVNVVGGCCGSTPEHIRAIADAVAGLAPRGFEPAEPLLRLSGLEPFTLTGDIPFVNIGERTNVTGSARFRKLITAGDFAAALDVARDQVANGAQVIDINMDEGLIDSERAMVEYLNLIASEPDIARVPVMIDSSKFSIIEAGLKCVQGKPLVNSISMKEGEAAFLEQARKVRAYGAAVVVMAFDEQGQADTYERKVEICSRAYRLLTEEAGFPPEDIVFDPNVFAVATGIEEHDGYGVAFIEATRSIRQQLPYAHISGGVSNLSFSFRGNEPVREAMHAVFLYHAIAAGMDMGIVNAGQLAVYESIDPELREACEDVIMNRRADSTERLLEVAERFKGGPGREAKARDMSWREQPVEARLSHALVNGITEFIEADTEEARLKAERPLHVIEGPLMAGMNVVGDLFGAGKMFLPQVVKSARVMKQAVAYLLPFMEEEKAGEGGGRQSAGRILMATVKGDVHDIGKNIVGVVLACNNYEVIDLGVMVPSNKILETARAEKVDIIGLSGLITPSLDEMVHVAAEMEREGFDIPLLIGGATTSRVHTAVKIDPRYARGQTVYVTDASRAVGVVSNLLSPSARTQYMDTVRAEYRKVAEAHARSEAEKRRLPLAAARANAHKADWSAWRPVTPSFLGTRIFDDWDLADLASAIDWTPFFQTWELKGRFPKLLDDPKQGEVARSLYADAQAMLERIVAEKWFRPRAVVGFWPANAVGDDIRLFTDETRSEELATFFTLRQQLSKRDGRPNVALSDFVAPLDTGVGDFVGGFVVTAGAEEEEISARFAANHDDYQSIMVKALADRFAEAFAERLHQHVRRELWGYAPDESFSNDQLIDEAYAGIRPAPGYPAQPDHTEKETLFRLLDAEAATGVRLTESFAMWPGSSVSGLYIGHPESYYFGVAKVERDQVEDYASRKGMPVPEVERWLAPILNYVPVREEAA; encoded by the coding sequence ATGAGCGCCACGACCGACACGATCTTCGGCGCGGGAAAGACCCGCAGCCGGGCCGAGCGCATCGCCGCGCTGTACGACGCCGCGAAGCAGCGGATCCTTATCCTCGACGGGGCGATGGGCACGCAGATCCAGGGCCTGGGTCTTGGCGAGGAGCATTTCCGCGGAAACCGGTTCGTCGGGTGCGAATGCCATCTGGCGGGCAACAACGATCTTTTGATCCTGACGCAGCCGAAGGCCATCGAGGATATTCATTTCGCCTACGCGATGGCGGGGGCGGACATCCTCGAAACCAACACCTTCTCGGCCACCACCATCGCCCAGGCCGACTACGGCATGGAATCGGTTGCATACGAGTTGAATGTCGAAGGCGCAGCCGTTGCGCGACGGGCCGCCGACAGGGCCGAGGCGGCCGACGGGCGGCCGCGTTTCGTGGCCGGCGCCGTCGGGCCCACCAACCGCACGGCCTCGATTTCGCCGGACGTAAACAATCCGGGCTTCCGGGCGATCTCCTTCGATGGGCTGCGCACCGCCTATTCGGAGCAGATCCGGGGGCTCGTCGACGGCGGCGCGGACATCATCCTGATCGAGACGATCTTCGATACGCTCAACGCCAAGGCCGCCATCTTCGCCGCCGAAGAGGTGTTCGCCGAGACCGGCGAGCGGCTGCCGGTGATGATCTCCGGCACGATCACTGATTTGTCCGGGCGCACGCTTTCCGGCCAGACGCCGACCGCCTTCTGGTACTCGGTGCGCCATGCGCGGCCCTTCACCATCGGGCTCAACTGCGCGCTCGGGGCAGATGCGATGCGTCCGCATCTGGCGGAGCTGTCCGGCGTTGCCGACACCTTCGTCTGCGCCTATCCCAATGCCGGCCTGCCGAACGAGTTCGGCCAGTACGACGAAACCCCGGAGATGATGGCGGCGCAGGTGCGGGGCTTTGCCGAGGAAGGGCTGGTCAATGTCGTGGGCGGCTGCTGCGGCTCGACGCCGGAGCATATCCGCGCCATCGCCGATGCCGTCGCCGGCCTTGCGCCGCGCGGCTTCGAGCCGGCGGAGCCGCTGCTGCGGCTGTCGGGGCTGGAGCCATTCACGCTGACCGGCGACATCCCCTTCGTGAACATCGGCGAGCGCACCAACGTCACCGGCTCGGCGCGCTTTCGCAAGCTCATCACCGCGGGCGATTTCGCCGCGGCGCTGGACGTCGCGCGCGACCAGGTGGCCAACGGTGCCCAGGTCATCGACATCAACATGGACGAGGGCCTGATCGATTCCGAGCGGGCGATGGTGGAATACCTCAACCTCATCGCGTCGGAGCCCGATATCGCCCGCGTGCCGGTGATGATCGATTCGTCCAAGTTCTCGATCATCGAGGCCGGGCTGAAATGCGTGCAGGGCAAGCCGCTGGTCAACTCCATCTCCATGAAGGAGGGGGAGGCGGCGTTCCTGGAGCAGGCCCGCAAGGTGCGTGCCTACGGCGCCGCCGTGGTGGTGATGGCCTTCGACGAACAGGGGCAGGCCGACACCTATGAGCGCAAGGTCGAGATATGTTCCCGCGCCTACAGGCTGCTGACGGAGGAGGCGGGCTTCCCGCCCGAGGACATCGTCTTCGATCCCAACGTGTTCGCGGTCGCCACCGGCATCGAGGAACATGACGGCTACGGTGTCGCCTTCATCGAGGCGACACGCTCGATCCGCCAGCAACTGCCATACGCCCATATATCGGGCGGTGTCTCCAACCTGTCCTTCTCGTTCCGCGGCAACGAGCCGGTACGCGAGGCGATGCACGCCGTTTTCCTGTACCATGCCATCGCGGCAGGCATGGACATGGGGATCGTCAATGCCGGGCAGCTGGCCGTCTACGAGAGCATCGACCCCGAACTGCGCGAGGCGTGCGAGGACGTGATCATGAACCGCCGCGCGGACTCGACCGAGCGGTTGCTCGAGGTCGCGGAACGGTTCAAGGGCGGGCCGGGGCGAGAGGCCAAGGCGCGCGATATGTCCTGGCGCGAGCAGCCGGTGGAAGCACGGCTGTCGCATGCGCTCGTCAATGGCATCACCGAGTTCATCGAGGCCGATACCGAGGAGGCACGGTTGAAGGCCGAGCGTCCGCTGCACGTGATCGAGGGGCCGCTGATGGCCGGCATGAACGTCGTGGGCGACCTGTTCGGCGCCGGCAAGATGTTCCTGCCGCAGGTGGTGAAATCGGCCCGCGTCATGAAGCAGGCCGTGGCCTATCTGCTGCCCTTCATGGAAGAGGAGAAGGCCGGCGAGGGCGGTGGCCGGCAGTCGGCCGGCCGCATCCTGATGGCGACGGTGAAGGGCGATGTCCACGACATCGGCAAGAACATCGTCGGCGTGGTCCTGGCCTGCAACAATTACGAGGTCATCGACCTCGGCGTGATGGTGCCCAGCAACAAGATCCTGGAAACGGCCCGCGCCGAGAAGGTGGATATCATCGGGCTGTCGGGACTGATCACCCCGTCGCTGGACGAGATGGTCCATGTGGCGGCGGAAATGGAGCGCGAGGGCTTCGACATTCCGCTGCTGATCGGCGGCGCGACGACGAGCCGCGTGCACACGGCGGTGAAGATCGACCCGCGCTATGCGCGCGGCCAGACGGTCTACGTCACGGATGCCAGCCGTGCCGTGGGGGTGGTGTCCAACCTTCTGTCGCCCTCGGCGCGCACGCAGTATATGGATACCGTGCGGGCGGAGTATCGCAAGGTCGCCGAGGCGCACGCCCGCTCGGAAGCCGAGAAGCGGCGCCTGCCGCTGGCGGCGGCGCGTGCCAATGCCCACAAGGCGGACTGGTCGGCCTGGCGCCCCGTGACGCCGTCCTTTCTTGGCACACGGATCTTCGACGATTGGGATCTGGCCGATCTGGCCTCGGCGATCGACTGGACGCCCTTCTTCCAGACCTGGGAGTTGAAAGGCCGTTTCCCGAAACTCCTGGACGATCCGAAGCAGGGGGAGGTCGCGCGCTCGCTCTATGCCGACGCGCAGGCCATGCTGGAGCGCATCGTCGCCGAAAAATGGTTCCGTCCCCGCGCCGTCGTCGGCTTCTGGCCGGCCAACGCGGTGGGGGACGACATCCGGCTCTTCACCGACGAAACGCGCTCGGAAGAGCTCGCAACCTTCTTTACCCTGCGCCAGCAATTGTCCAAGCGGGACGGACGGCCCAACGTCGCCCTGTCGGATTTCGTCGCGCCGCTGGATACGGGCGTCGGAGATTTCGTCGGCGGCTTCGTGGTCACGGCCGGTGCCGAAGAGGAGGAGATATCCGCCCGCTTCGCCGCCAACCATGACGATTACCAGTCCATCATGGTCAAGGCGCTGGCGGACCGGTTTGCGGAGGCTTTCGCAGAGCGGCTGCACCAGCATGTGCGGCGCGAGCTCTGGGGATACGCGCCGGACGAGAGCTTCAGCAACGACCAGTTGATCGACGAAGCCTATGCCGGAATCCGGCCGGCCCCTGGCTATCCCGCCCAGCCCGACCACACCGAAAAGGAAACGCTGTTCCGCCTTCTGGATGCGGAAGCGGCAACCGGCGTGCGCCTGACGGAGAGCTTCGCGATGTGGCCGGGTTCGTCCGTGTCGGGCCTGTATATCGGGCATCCCGAAAGCTACTATTTCGGCGTTGCCAAGGTGGAGCGCGACCAGGTGGAGGATTACGCCAGCCGCAAGGGAATGCCTGTGCCGGAGGTCGAGCGCTGGCTGGCGCCGATCCTGAACTATGTGCCGGTGCGGGAGGAGGCCGCCTGA
- a CDS encoding sugar kinase, with product MSQKVETVLSIGECMIELSPTGQGTYRQGFAGDTFNTAWYLRRLLPQEREVAYFTNVGDDPLSHAMMAFIEASRVSARHIRAMPGRVAGLYLITLDGHERSFSYWRDTAAAKALADDEARLTAAVDEAAMVYFSGITLAILPPERRAAFLTILKSARNGGKRIAFDPNIRDRLWAGRAACAEGIEAGAEVASICLPSFDDEARIFGDSNAAATAARYREIGCEEVVVKDGAGDALLLVAGMQEPLVVPSNAVEKPVDTTGAGDSFGAGYLAARLQGQSPQDAVHSAHATAARVIQGYGGLVEL from the coding sequence ATGTCGCAGAAGGTTGAGACCGTTCTTTCCATCGGCGAATGCATGATCGAGCTGTCGCCGACGGGGCAGGGAACATACCGGCAGGGCTTTGCCGGCGATACGTTCAACACCGCGTGGTATCTGCGCCGGCTTCTGCCGCAGGAGCGCGAGGTGGCCTATTTCACCAATGTCGGCGACGATCCGCTCAGCCATGCCATGATGGCCTTCATCGAAGCGTCCCGCGTGTCGGCGCGCCATATCAGGGCGATGCCGGGCCGCGTCGCGGGCCTGTACCTGATAACCCTGGACGGGCACGAGCGGAGCTTCTCCTACTGGCGCGACACGGCCGCCGCCAAGGCCCTCGCCGATGACGAGGCGCGGCTGACGGCAGCGGTGGACGAGGCGGCGATGGTCTACTTTTCCGGCATCACGCTGGCGATCCTGCCGCCCGAACGGCGCGCGGCCTTCCTGACCATCCTGAAGTCGGCCCGCAACGGCGGCAAGCGCATTGCCTTCGATCCCAATATCCGGGACCGCCTGTGGGCCGGCCGCGCCGCCTGCGCGGAAGGCATCGAGGCGGGGGCCGAGGTGGCGTCGATCTGCCTGCCCAGCTTCGACGACGAAGCCCGCATCTTCGGCGATTCCAATGCCGCGGCCACGGCCGCACGATACCGCGAGATCGGCTGCGAGGAAGTGGTGGTGAAGGATGGCGCCGGCGACGCGCTGCTGCTCGTCGCCGGCATGCAGGAGCCCTTGGTCGTTCCGTCCAACGCGGTGGAAAAGCCGGTCGATACCACCGGAGCAGGCGATTCCTTCGGCGCGGGCTACCTTGCCGCGCGTCTTCAAGGCCAGTCTCCGCAGGATGCGGTGCATAGTGCGCATGCTACCGCCGCGCGGGTGATCCAGGGCTATGGCGGCCTCGTCGAACTTTGA
- a CDS encoding L-fuconate dehydratase gives MSLKITGYRTFDIRFPTSQGLDGSDAMNPDPDYSAAYVVLETDRAGVEGHGLTFTIGRGNDIVKQAVEAVAGRLVGKTLDEMTADMGAFWRYVTGDSQLRWLGPDKGVMHLATGAVVNAVWDLWGKVEGKPVWQLVADMSVEEILSLLDFRYLTNALTREEAGNILEAARAGAAGRRETLAAKGYPTYTTSAGWLGYSDDKMRRLCREGMAVGWTHFKLKVGRDLEDDIRRCRIVREEIGPDRTLMIDANQVWEVGQAIEWVNALAEFKPWFIEEPTSPDDILGHGQIRAGVAPIKVATGEMCQNRILFKQFLQADAIDVVQIDAARVGGLNENIAIMLMAAKFGKPVCPHAGGVGLCEYVQHLSMIDYLVISGTMEGRVAEYVDHLHEHFVYPCDVRDGRYMPPRAPGFSIEMKPASIEAHLYHG, from the coding sequence ATGTCGCTGAAAATTACAGGCTACCGCACATTCGACATCCGCTTCCCGACATCGCAGGGGTTGGATGGATCGGATGCGATGAACCCCGATCCGGATTACTCCGCCGCCTATGTGGTGCTCGAAACCGACCGCGCCGGCGTCGAGGGCCACGGGCTGACCTTCACCATCGGGCGCGGCAACGACATCGTGAAGCAGGCCGTCGAAGCGGTTGCAGGCCGGCTGGTCGGCAAGACGCTGGACGAGATGACCGCCGACATGGGCGCCTTCTGGCGGTATGTCACCGGCGACAGCCAGTTGCGCTGGCTGGGGCCCGACAAGGGCGTCATGCACCTCGCCACGGGTGCCGTCGTCAATGCGGTGTGGGATTTGTGGGGCAAGGTCGAGGGCAAGCCCGTCTGGCAGCTCGTGGCCGACATGAGCGTCGAGGAGATCCTGTCGCTTCTGGATTTCCGCTATCTGACCAACGCCCTGACGCGCGAGGAGGCCGGAAACATCCTCGAGGCCGCGCGGGCCGGCGCGGCGGGCCGGCGCGAAACGCTGGCCGCGAAAGGCTATCCCACCTACACGACCTCGGCCGGCTGGCTCGGCTATAGCGACGACAAGATGCGTCGCCTGTGCCGGGAGGGCATGGCAGTCGGCTGGACGCATTTCAAGCTGAAGGTCGGGCGCGACCTCGAGGACGATATCCGCCGCTGCCGCATCGTGCGCGAGGAGATCGGCCCGGACCGCACGCTGATGATCGACGCCAACCAGGTCTGGGAGGTCGGCCAGGCGATCGAGTGGGTCAATGCGCTGGCCGAGTTCAAGCCATGGTTCATCGAGGAGCCGACATCGCCCGACGACATCCTCGGCCACGGGCAGATCCGCGCGGGGGTTGCGCCGATCAAGGTGGCGACCGGCGAGATGTGTCAGAACCGCATCCTGTTCAAGCAGTTCCTGCAGGCTGACGCGATCGACGTGGTGCAGATCGACGCGGCGCGCGTCGGCGGCCTGAACGAGAACATCGCGATCATGCTGATGGCCGCGAAGTTCGGCAAGCCGGTGTGCCCGCATGCCGGCGGCGTCGGCCTGTGCGAATACGTGCAGCATCTGTCGATGATCGACTACCTGGTCATTTCCGGCACGATGGAAGGGCGCGTCGCCGAGTATGTCGACCATCTGCACGAGCATTTCGTGTATCCGTGCGACGTGCGCGACGGGCGTTACATGCCGCCGCGGGCGCCGGGCTTCTCGATCGAGATGAAGCCGGCGTCCATCGAGGCGCATCTCTACCATGGATAG